A region from the Bacteroidales bacterium genome encodes:
- a CDS encoding FAD-dependent oxidoreductase, whose product MREEEIFDVIIVGGGAAGLTAGIYSSRARLSTLILNEGAIGGQMVLTDEIANYPGVEKTNGYLLASTMKKQAKEFGCKIKSNLKIHSYDLEGDIKRLVLENGTEFRSRSVILTPGGRPRPLHLPGEEEFKGSGISYCATCDGEFFTGKEVIVVGGGNSALEEAVALTTFAKKVTIVHQFDHFQAFRHAVEQAESNPKIEFMMESELRSFSGNGVLQEISMEHLPTGKTSTMNIDGVFIFAGYIPNTSDLEGIIPLNDRKEILVEQEMKTGLPGVFAAGDCIQKKYRQVTTAVADGTIASLSAAEYLRSSKEILSELKI is encoded by the coding sequence ATGAGAGAGGAAGAGATTTTTGATGTGATTATAGTCGGTGGTGGGGCTGCAGGCCTCACCGCCGGCATTTACAGTTCACGGGCCCGTCTCTCCACCCTGATCCTGAACGAGGGCGCGATTGGCGGACAGATGGTGCTCACTGATGAGATTGCCAACTACCCGGGGGTTGAAAAAACCAATGGTTACCTGCTCGCCTCTACCATGAAGAAGCAGGCCAAAGAGTTTGGATGCAAGATCAAATCCAACCTGAAAATCCATAGCTACGATCTGGAAGGCGATATCAAACGCCTGGTCCTGGAAAACGGCACGGAATTCCGTTCCCGAAGCGTGATCCTGACCCCCGGAGGCAGACCAAGGCCCCTGCACCTGCCCGGTGAAGAGGAATTCAAGGGGAGCGGCATCTCCTACTGTGCCACCTGTGATGGAGAATTTTTCACCGGAAAAGAAGTGATCGTCGTTGGCGGAGGCAACTCGGCGCTGGAAGAGGCTGTTGCGCTTACCACTTTTGCCAAAAAAGTAACCATCGTGCATCAGTTTGATCATTTCCAGGCTTTTAGGCATGCTGTTGAACAGGCTGAATCGAATCCTAAGATCGAATTCATGATGGAGTCGGAACTGCGTTCCTTCTCGGGGAACGGGGTCCTGCAGGAGATAAGTATGGAACATCTGCCCACGGGGAAAACCTCCACCATGAATATTGACGGGGTCTTTATTTTTGCCGGATACATACCCAATACCAGCGACCTGGAAGGGATCATCCCGCTGAACGATCGAAAAGAGATCCTGGTGGAACAGGAAATGAAGACCGGTTTGCCCGGAGTATTCGCCGCAGGCGATTGCATCCAGAAAAAATACAGGCAGGTCACCACGGCCGTGGCCGACGGAACCATCGCTTCGCTAAGTGCAGCGGAGTATCTCAGGTCATCGAAAGAAATTCTCTCGGAGCTGAAGATATAA
- a CDS encoding Crp/Fnr family transcriptional regulator, whose translation MADQNHHRNGGKRKNEPDCFQLISREDLESLSENRTQITYLKGETVFKQGAFAPHVLFIQSGLIRVYLQTGRNRVQNLWISKSGDFLAFSSLFGERTYTYSAVAMKDAELLMIDKESLRKLLQTNPEFGFRITSKNYHSEKHLMELVASLSYKQMRGKLATALLYLNSENFLGEEVFTYLSRQDIADFASISVESVIKFLKEFEKEGILVLENKNILISDPERLGVISATA comes from the coding sequence ATGGCAGATCAGAATCATCACCGGAATGGTGGTAAACGGAAGAATGAACCGGACTGTTTTCAGCTGATTTCCAGGGAAGATCTGGAGTCTCTCAGCGAAAACCGGACACAGATCACCTATCTGAAAGGGGAAACTGTATTTAAACAGGGGGCCTTTGCCCCGCATGTACTCTTTATCCAATCGGGATTAATCAGGGTCTACCTCCAGACCGGCCGGAACAGGGTACAGAACCTGTGGATCTCAAAAAGCGGTGACTTTCTGGCATTTTCCTCTCTGTTTGGAGAACGGACCTATACCTACTCGGCAGTAGCAATGAAAGACGCTGAATTGCTGATGATAGATAAAGAGAGCCTGAGGAAGCTCCTGCAAACCAATCCCGAATTCGGTTTTCGGATCACCTCCAAAAACTACCATTCGGAGAAACACCTGATGGAGCTGGTGGCAAGCCTTTCCTATAAACAGATGCGTGGAAAGCTGGCCACTGCGCTGCTCTACCTCAACTCGGAAAACTTCCTGGGGGAAGAGGTTTTTACTTACCTTTCAAGGCAGGATATTGCCGATTTTGCTTCTATTTCGGTGGAGAGTGTGATTAAGTTTCTGAAGGAGTTTGAAAAGGAGGGAATCCTGGTCCTCGAGAATAAGAACATTCTCATCAGCGATCCGGAACGGCTGGGAGTAATCAGTGCTACCGCTTAG
- a CDS encoding thioredoxin family protein — protein MKMLHTNLHEIETAAELEKMIAENENVMVCCGRMGPMCIPVYDVMEELEEERSDVKFAVMAFDSPEAGIIRNDEACRGFMGLPFTMYYKNGKVAKATSSIQNMQQVTAILDEQFSTSTVEKA, from the coding sequence ATGAAAATGTTACACACCAATTTACACGAGATAGAGACTGCAGCAGAACTGGAAAAGATGATAGCTGAGAACGAGAATGTGATGGTTTGCTGCGGCCGCATGGGTCCCATGTGTATCCCCGTATATGATGTGATGGAGGAACTTGAGGAGGAGCGTAGCGATGTGAAGTTCGCCGTGATGGCCTTCGATTCTCCCGAAGCAGGCATCATCCGTAATGACGAGGCCTGCCGCGGATTTATGGGTCTTCCCTTTACCATGTATTATAAAAACGGAAAAGTAGCAAAAGCAACCAGCAGCATCCAGAACATGCAGCAGGTGACTGCCATCCTGGATGAACAATTCAGCACCTCAACGGTGGAAAAAGCTTAA
- a CDS encoding electron transfer flavoprotein subunit alpha/FixB family protein: protein MSVLVYTENWDGKFKKLSYELVSYAKTVAALAGGDVTALSIGSVDQDELSTLGNYGASLVLSADAAPSGLDNQVYTSIIAAAMEKCGARILVLAHNNTGKALAPRLSVKLKAGLAAAVIAVPESAGPLVVNKKVYSGKAFAKVEILTDKAILTLSQNSFEICETGGTATVEAFDPDVDVAAAATSIQDVQKQEGKLLLSDADVVISGGRGMKSPDNWAPIEELATLLEGATACSRPVSDEGWRPHSEHTGQTGKIIAPNLYMAFGISGAIQHLAGVSSSKCIVAVNTDKDAPIFEAADYGIVGDALKVLPELISEIRAARAQ, encoded by the coding sequence ATGTCAGTATTAGTTTATACAGAAAACTGGGATGGAAAATTCAAGAAACTCTCTTATGAATTGGTATCCTATGCGAAAACTGTGGCCGCTTTGGCTGGGGGCGATGTAACTGCTCTCTCCATCGGATCCGTGGACCAGGATGAACTGTCGACCCTGGGCAACTATGGGGCCTCCCTGGTATTGAGTGCGGATGCAGCTCCATCCGGACTCGATAACCAGGTCTACACCTCCATCATTGCTGCTGCCATGGAGAAGTGCGGAGCCAGGATACTGGTGCTTGCGCATAACAATACGGGCAAGGCTCTTGCGCCCCGTCTCTCTGTGAAGCTGAAGGCCGGACTGGCTGCAGCGGTGATTGCGGTACCTGAGTCTGCCGGTCCCCTGGTAGTGAATAAAAAAGTATACAGCGGGAAAGCCTTTGCCAAGGTTGAGATCCTTACGGATAAGGCGATCCTGACCCTGTCTCAGAATTCTTTTGAGATTTGTGAAACAGGTGGGACTGCCACCGTGGAAGCCTTTGATCCGGATGTGGATGTGGCTGCCGCTGCTACTTCCATCCAGGATGTACAGAAGCAGGAAGGGAAACTGTTGCTGAGCGATGCCGATGTGGTTATTTCAGGTGGCCGGGGGATGAAATCACCGGATAACTGGGCGCCCATTGAAGAACTGGCCACCCTGCTGGAAGGAGCCACTGCCTGCTCCCGTCCGGTCTCGGACGAGGGGTGGAGACCACATTCAGAGCATACCGGGCAGACCGGGAAAATCATTGCCCCTAACCTCTACATGGCTTTTGGGATCTCCGGTGCCATTCAACATCTGGCTGGAGTCAGTTCTTCCAAATGCATTGTGGCGGTGAACACTGACAAGGATGCCCCGATATTCGAGGCAGCCGATTACGGGATTGTCGGTGATGCCCTTAAAGTGCTTCCCGAACTGATCAGTGAGATCCGGGC